Below is a genomic region from Salvelinus fontinalis isolate EN_2023a chromosome 2, ASM2944872v1, whole genome shotgun sequence.
agcgccttagaggagtgctgatctaggatcagggcccctctgtccatgtaatcttattcagtATGATCTACTAGGCAAAAACTGATCCTAGAGCAGcagtcctactctgagatgctttattaATACGGGCCCTGACCACCATTGCTTCCCCCCCAGTACATCCAGTGTTTTACCAAAGGTCGGAGGTCACTGAGGCCCATCTTGTTTTCTGCTGTGGCTCCTCTCTCGTTGAACTGTCCTCCACTGAATCCTGGCAGGGACCCTGATCTTGGGCTCTGTGGGGAGAATAACATGAGAGGAAAAGAAAACAACAGGAGAACAGGAGGTATAAGCCCTGTCGAAAACCTATGAGCACAACACATGAAAATATTGTCTTTTTGGTTGAAAAGACATTAAAAATAAGTATTTTCAACATCTTGTGTTCACTGGGAAAGCAACCCATACATACACTTTTCTTCTGAGTTTTCAGATCTGTTCTAAAGGAACCAGTGTGGTGGAAGCTCCCCTAAACCCATTGCCAAGTTGATGTACATCAATGCAGCTATCCCTCTTTGTATCCTCCTTTATCTTAACTGAGGAGAATCATAGACATAGAATCATCGGAAATAACTCCAGGTGAAAGCCTAAGCCCATTCTCTTCAGATCACCACAGATTAAGGAAAGTAGAGAGGAAGCCATTTATTAAGACTATTGAAATATGCACCCTTGGCCATGCAAGTGCTGGACTAATCTTACCCTAATCATTTTGTACCCGCATCTCCTCCTAAAATACCAGCATCCGAGGATGAGAAGAGCTGCAAGTATGAAGACCAACAGAACTATGCCTGCTGCCCTGTGGCACACAAAGAAAATAAAACACTAAATTAATAATACTTTCTTCACCAAATGATCCATTAAGATTGAGATGCAGCATAACAAAAAACaaaagctttaaaaaaaatcGAATAAAGTTCTGAATTTCTATCAGGCCTGCCCATAAATAGAGTCAATAGTCTGATATTGTCATCGTAAAATAAAAAAGAATAATCCACTAACTCTTCGGTCCTGACATGGGGTCCTCCTCTGCTTGCAAAATAAACATTGAAGTTACCGCGAGGCATCTCTTTGAACCATCCAGTGACTATACCGTTGGGCTATAAACTGTAGGATATGGTTATTACATGTTAATAGCAACATCAATTACATACTGTGAACCATTGGTCAAGGATGAGACTGGTAGATTCAGCATTTGTTCCTGAAATGTGCACATGTATTTCACACTCCATTTCAAAGCAATTTTTAACACATCAGATGAGATCATTTATGTGATTTCTGTAGGcctatgcatatactgtatgtatatatacactgtagtgtttatttttgtagcaATTTTTGAATTGGGATCAATATCTTAGGCCATCAAGCATAATATATGCCATAGGCTCTGTAAATCCAGAGACAATTAATAATTTAGAAAATgccataatttaaaaaataaaattatataGTTGAATAGAATATCTGAATGGCCTGTGCATCAAGGCTGTCAGTGTTTGGTCTgcgttgtttttttttttaaagaagcatTGTCTTACCTAAAGTGGATAGTTAGATTGTGAAAGGGTCCGGTCCGTCTAAATTGCTTCCCAACACTGTTTCCCAAAGTTCTCAGTCTCACTTTTTTAAACTTAAATCTCTGACTTGAGAAAGGGTTAGAACTATGAGTGGAGGAAAATAATTCTTATGACCGTCACGAGTTCAACCGCTCATGCTTAAGGCCATTGAACTGGACTAATTAGCGTGAAACACAATTCTAACTACTAACCCTCCCAGCTCTAGAGCCAGAACACATCTAACTACTAACCCTCCCAGCTCTAGAGCCAGAACACATCTAACTACTAACCCTCCCAGCCCTAGAGCCAGAACACATCTAACTACTAACCCTCCCAGCCCTAGAGCCAGAACACATCTAACTACTAACCCTCCCAGCCCTAGAGCCAGAACACATCTAACTACTAACCCTCCCAGCTCTAGAACACATCTAACTACTAACCCTCCCAGCTCTAGAGCCAGAACACATCTAACTACTAACCCTCCCAGCCCTAGAGCCAGAACACATCTAACTACTAACCCTCCCAGCCCTAGAGCCAGAACACATCTAACTACTAACCCTCCCAGGTCTAGAGCCAGAACACATCTAACTACTAACCCTCCCAGCTCTAGAGCCAGAACACATCTAACTACTAACCTTCCCAGCTCTAGAACACATCTAACTACTAACCCTCCCAGCTCTAGAGCCAGAACACATCTAACTACTAACCCTCCCAGCCCTAGAGCCAGAACACATCTAACTACTAACCCTCCCAGCCCTAGAGCCAGAACACATCTAACTACTAACCCTCCCAGCTCTAGAGCCAGAACACATCTAACTACTAACCCTCCCAGGTCTAGAGCCAGAACACATCTAACTACTAACCCTCCCAGCTCTAGAGCCAGAACACATCTAACTACTAACCCTCCCAGCTCTAGAGCCAGAACACATCTAACTACTAACCCTCCCAGCTCTAGAACACATCTAACTACTAACCCTCCCAGCCCTAGAGCCAGAACACATCTAACTACTAACCCTCCCAGCTCTAGAACACATCTAACTACTAACCCTCCCAGCTCTAGAGCCAGAACACATCTAACTACTAACCTTCCCAGCTCTAGAGCCAGAACACATCTAACTACTAACCTTCCCAGCTCTAGAACACATCTAACTACTAACCCTCCCAGCTCTAGATCCAGAACACATCTAACTACTAACCCTCCCAGCCCTAGAGCCAGAACACATCTAACTACTAACCCTCCCAGCTCTAGATCCAGAACACATCTAACTACTAACCCTCCCAGCTCTAGAGCCAGAACACATCTAACTACTAACCCTCCCAGCTCTAGAGCCAGAACAGTTAGATGTGTTCTGGATCTAGAGCTgggagggttagtagttattcaAGTAGGCTAATATAAAGGATGCTAACATTTCATATAATTAGTTTAGAGTACATTCACTTCAGTTCATAATAATAACTTTATGTAATAGGCTAACATTCATTACACACAACTGATATCCTATCTTGAACATTAGCCTGTACACTCAAGCCAC
It encodes:
- the LOC129810796 gene encoding melanoma antigen recognized by T-cells 1-like; its protein translation is MPRGNFNVYFASRGGPHVRTEEAAGIVLLVFILAALLILGCWYFRRRCGYKMIRSPRSGSLPGFSGGQFNERGATAENKMGLSDLRPLVPNAPPAYETISSGPLPPPYSP